Within the Osmerus mordax isolate fOsmMor3 chromosome 21, fOsmMor3.pri, whole genome shotgun sequence genome, the region ggagggagggagggagagagggagagagggagggagagagggagagggagagagagagagagagagagagagagagagagagagagagagagagaggggggggggggggggggggagagggggagagggggaggaaggggattgCTTGCAGCAGTTGGTATGATGACCCAGACACTACACAGTGGCTCCGTCAGGATGCCggagcccctctctctgtttctttctggtGTTGTGATAAAGTGAGGAGGAGACGAGGTGGAGATCCGGGCTGGTGTTGTACACACCTGGTCCTGGGTGTTCATGTCCGCTCGCCTGCTtgatgcatctctctctctctctctctctgtctctctctctctctctctctctctcttcaccgtcATCCCCTGTGACGGAGGCTCCACGTGTCAGCGTCCCAGCCGAGTCCTCAGGATCGAATCCCACAGTGCCTTGTCGTCGCAGTCGTTTGGAACAGTAAATAGGACCCAGAGCTGCTCATTGCCTTGTAAACCGACCAGGAAAAAGTCAATTTCCAAGTGGTAGCTTAGCCCGAAGGTGACTTAAGTGTGGAAAAACCCTATGAGAATGAAGGTGACTTAAGTGTGGAAAAACCGGAGTATGAGAACACGGGGCAGAAGCAAAGAGCAACGGAACATGATTGTAAAGACGACACAATGCCAACGTCTACTGTACGGCACTATAAAAAGAAATGTTCTTGTTCCGACGATGGCAGGGCTTTTCCCCCGGTGGAGGAAAGGCTTGGTACCCGGGCATATTTTTCCAGAGTAGCCACACGTGGGTTGGGTGGGCACGCTGCCTCGCTCGGACACAAACTGGGGCGTGATGGCCTGGTTCTTCCAGGTCCTACAGACCACATCACAGTTCTTCTGCACAGGGCCGTACTGTAGGAGAGCTGATGACGTCATTGTTGGATTTcacgagagagaaggggagaaaggagaaggggtTAGGACATCCCAAAGATAGCTGCCGcctgctttctttttttccctgtccaccttctcccctctctctctctgtatctctctgcctCGAACTTTCTGTCTTGTCTCTCCATTGTTCTGTCTTTCACAAAGTCCTTCCCTTAGGTGGGacttctcgctctccctccctccctctctctttctccctcccctcccttttgtCTCCCCTCCCTAACTTGCGTGTGCCAGGGTGCGCTAAGCGTCAGAGGCTGCGGAAGGTCGTAAATGTGCGTCCGATCTCCAACAGACACGTCGAGCTCTCCCGCTATTTATGACACCTCGAAGTCCTCTCATCAGTCACACAGGAAAATCTTGCGGTGCCTCTGAAATACGTAAAACACTCGGTAAAACATAGGGACGCCCGCTCGTTGTCAGGGAGATGATAGACGCTAAGGATTTTCCGTATTAGAAGGCTTTATAGGTTGGGTGTGGGCCCGAATCCGCATGTGTTTTAGTCTTCAGTCTGTTTGGAAACACATACTGAAATATAAAGTAGATGGAGTCTTCAAAGCTGATACCAGGTCAGATCTTATCACGCCAGCCAGCTTATTATGGGTTAGATCATGACGATCAGGATCCCATATCACAGATAAAGGACCCTAGCTACACTTGGTCTTTTACACGGCTTtcatatcctgtgtgtgtgcgcgtgtgtgtgcgcgttctcCTCCATGCTCTGCTCTTGTGACGATGATTCCCTTCTAATCGTGGCCCTCGTTTCTCTACGACGTAACTCCTGCCTTCTCACTGGAGCAGATCAAAATTGAGAGCGGACCCCAATATAAATAGTAGCACTCTATAAATTATGCCGTCCCCTGTGAATCTCCTGCCTGGCTTCCGGAGTTTGGAAGTGACAGTCTGCAGATGAGGGACCGCATCGATGACATCTTCTCTCCGTCGTGCGTAAATCAAGACGTGTGGACGGAGTGCGGGTCCGAGCAGAACTCGAAGCTCTCGTACCTCGGAACCTCAGTCACTGTGCGGGGGATATCTAAGCAGTCATAAACGTCCTaacgtgcgcgcgtgtgtgtgttttctaggCTGGTGGTTCGTCAGCACAGtcgaggagcagggctgggttcCAGCTACGTACCTGGACTCTCAGAACGGGACCAGAGATGACCTGGACCTGGGCACCTCTAGAACTGGGGAAGGTAagacacaagcgcacacaggcatgcacagacacacacacatgctgtacatacACCCTCTCCCACAATCACCCAggcgaacacacacatgcacgtacaaaccacacacacacacacttcactccAGTACAGTACTAATTATCGTAGCAATGCAGACCTTGATTTTATCGTAGCAGGAGGAGTATTTGGCAGCAGTCATCCGCCTGTCCTCATCCTGGACGGAGAGCAGCTCcactacacacacgcgcacacacacagccagacacacactgggAGCCTTGAGGACCTGGGCTTGTTGCATGaagtagaccccccccccccccccccccccccccccccccccagccagatGACCTCCTATCCAGACGAGGACTTCTCGGCACCGAGGAGAATTTGGCTCTCTGCTGCATTCCATGCCGGCCTCCTGAGATGGAGCTGCTGTAGTCAGTCTGGTTCAGtcctgacctccaccctgctgACGCTCAGGAAGACCGCCAACAAGAAGCGCCGTTTCGTCACCACACACTGCAAGCCCCCAGTTCCATCAGCTTTTCCCcaaggcactcacacacacatacagaagcaCACTGAACGCACGCGTggacgcgcacgcacgcacagacacgcacacattggCATGCATGTTTCTCGTCATCGCCCTGCCATGGAAAGATGCATGGTGTAAAGGGTGGCGTGTCATAGAGTGGTGTGTCATAGAGGGCCACCGGAGGCTTTTCATTGGCTGTCTCTCATTAAGGCAGGCTGGCAATGCGCTGTAAACTGTCACGCTATACagccaccctcacacacccacacacacacacacacacacacccacacacacacacagtgccaacAGGTCCTGCACAGCTGCCTTATCCCTTGGCTTCTCTTGCTTCAGTCACTTGTCCCacccaaacacacgcgcacacacacacactgatagccGTAGAGGAAAAACGGGGTGATGAGAGCGGAGCTGGCTGGCTGTTAAGGGACGTGACTCAGTCATTATgttcaaacagacacactcacttaGGACTTgcagcccctctccctctctctctctctctctctctctctctctctctctctctctctctctctctctctctcgcgctctctctctatctctctctatctctctctctctctgacattaACTCCCCATTCGTCGTCCACTGTACCAGACACATCACTGCCTCCGGTATCTCTGCTCCACCCTCTCTGTGGGCTTCTCTCATTACCTGGCTGCAGTGGGTGACATGACCCCAGTGACAGCATCCTGCTAGCGAGCCCAGGCCCACcaggccctggccaaggccctggccaaggcccaggcccaggccctggcCCACCCGCATTACCCTCCGCAGAAACATTGTCCTTCCTGACCGCCCAATCGGATATTTTAATTAGGAGgtcaatgggagagagagagagggagcgggagggagggaggaggaatatgaaagagaaagatggggtgggaggaagggctgagggtgaggaggggagacgctgtagtaagagggagggaggggggagatggagggaggagatgggggtgtCGGGGGTCTGGTTCATGTCAATGCAGAGTTCatgtctgggagggagggaaaagtcctCTCACCATGACAGAGAACATAACCACATACCACAGCACAAGGCTTAGGTGTGGGGAAAGAATACTTGTGTTGCATAGATAAAGGCTAGTCTTAGACAGAAAGATATTTTAAGAGACATTCTAGATCAAGAGAGGGGTTTGACTGGCTTGTAGTGATATACAGAGAAACTAGAGGGTGTCTAGACGGTCAAAACCTCAGAAAGCCCTAATATTTGCTCCTTGTTTCCCATGGAAGCTGGTCCCAAGGTTGACAGTTCAACCCCAGTCGGTGAAACAGCGAAAAGGGAAGAGTTGGCGGGAGTAGCTTGCTTTGTCAGTCAGCTAACCCCAGAAGTGCTAACGCTAACTGGCTGCCATGGGAACTGGCTCACTACATTCCCACAGTGTTGCTTCAGTAAATCGGTGCACATCACAGACTTTAATACTGTtaagttttttctttttttaaggtGTTTCTCAGCTCAGACTAGTTACCGACATGTTTTATATCGGTGAAGGATAAGATAGTCTCTCTGGGCTGTTCTCTCTCGTAAGGAAATCATCTGGGTGTTTTACAAGCCCGCTCTCCCCGTCGTGAAACGTCCGTGGAGAGCCCGTCTCCggaccctctcttcctccataaCGTTGGTGTGAGGCAGCCCTTGTttcaacctccacacaccccctcgGAGATCACTGCTAACTGACTGTGACAGGGGGCCTGGGAAGCACACAAGGAAAGAAGGCTTTCTGGGAAATGTAGACGGAATTAGATTGTATTCACTATCCCTTTGAATAAAGAGTTTGATTTGATGTGTTGTACATTCAGATTGATATGATATTGATATTTATACTGTACAGTGACTTGAGTACAGGACCTAGTggtcatacatactgtacagctAATGTACACATTGTGtacacactatgtgtgtgtgtgtgtgtgtgtgtgtgtgtgtgtgtgtgtgccataaaTGAAGCGTCCTCATCTCATAACTGACTAATATGTTTACTTCATATGACATCTTATGTTATTGTTTTAGTATTGACAGGGTTGATAAAATGGATGCTGATCCTTTGCTGGCTTTCCATTGTTATGTCTTCCTTCCATGCTACTAACAGACAGGCTTGTTAGCATTTTTCTGTTGGCCATAACTTGcttcttgtttgtttttcttttctttgtttccCCTTTACTCCATCCATTACTAGTTACTAAGAGACGCAAGGCTCATCTGAAGAGACTGGACCGCCGGTGGACCCTGGGGGGCATAGTCAACCGACAGCAGAGTCGAggtgaacacacatgcacacacaccagttcaCTCCTGGCCTCCCACTcacttttcatctctctctctctctctctctctctctctgtatctctctgtctctctctttctctgtcgctttcaatctctctcaatctctctatgTTTACCATACCTCCCTTGGACGACCCTTCAAGCAGACATGCAGCACActtacccaaacacacacacacacccacacaccaacgGACACACAGACCCCTTCATGGTAAACAAGGTCATTTACATCCCTGCCAGTCTGccaacaactacaacaaccTCTGCATGACTCCAGCAGCATTGGGTGGCCCCTTGTGTTTCAGCTCCCACAGTTTAAAACACACCCCGCCCTGGACGCTTCTCATCTCACGCTGAGTAACAGACTAACAAGGACAACATAAAACAGCTGAGAGGATTAAAAGGGTCGGGGTTGGAGGGGTGGTTTACACACAGTAGGGAAAACAACTACCTTGTTGGCTTGCACCGCTTGTAAGTGTTTCAACATTGTGTCTTACCCCAGTGCTACTCGTAGCCTCCATATGGTTTGGAAGCCATTTGTGCTTTATGTGCGTTACGTTAAtccttttttttattctttGAAAAGATGGAGAATATTGACTTCTTCTCAAACTTTTGAATCCCACATTTGCCAAATGGCCCTGGACGCTCGCAAACATCAGACAGAATAATGGTTGAGTCATTGCGAGCGCTCCTTTGAAAAACCAGACAGACGTGacgtgagagtgtgtctgaatGCTCCGTCGTATTACCTGGTGTGGGTCTGAACCCAACAGGCCCCTTACTCACACTTACTGTGAGACCATAGGAAAATAACCGTCTGGTTTTGGGATTGGCTACACtaatccagacagacagatttagtttgttGACTAAACCTGGACCAGAGTCTACAGTATGTAACTTCCAGAACCCTTAACCACCTCCCACTGAGATTACATAAGACTCACCTGGTTCAGTTTAAACTGATCCCTGTTCAGTAGTGTAGCTAATAGAAAAGTGATTAAACAGCACGGGTTTAATACCGACTGAACCCAGGCCAGCTGCTTAGTGCCTGTACTGGAGGAGAGTCAGGGATTCAAactgcatacatttacatttagtcatttagcagacgctcttatccagagcgacttacagtaagtacagggacattccccccgaggcaagtagggtgaagtgccttgcccaaggacacaacgtcatttgacacggccgggaattgaactggcaaccttcagattactagcccgattccctcaccgctcagccaactgactcccttcaTAGGAGATGAACTGAGAGGCTGATGTACTCCTAGAGTGGACTTTCCTTATCTCTGTTGATGACACATCACCTTGAAGTCCAGCTGCTCTTGGTAGGGGTGCCGATGAGCAATGTGTTTGAtctaagatacacacacacgcacacacacacaaaggttttCCAGGACTATGATTCGCCAAAACCAATGTGAGCGAAGGTTCTTGGCCTAATATGGCCAGATACAAAGTTTGTCTTCAGCCAGAGTATATAACGTGAGTCAGAGTCTGTAGAGGTAGTCAGGGTATATAGAGTTAGACAGAGTGTATTGCTGTAGTGGTGAGCAGCACAGTTAGGTAGCTTGGCTCTcccagagagaagagggtgatGGCTGCTGTGAAAGTGGGGTAGAAGCCCATAGGCTGGCTTTAATCATGGACGAAAATAACAGTGGAACTgcttcttagtgtgtgtgtgtgtgtgtgtgtgtgtgtgctagttgtgtgtgtgcatgcagcacAGAGCGAGCTGTCGCCATAAAGAAATGCGGCGCTTGCTCGCTTTAAGCGACAGTATCATGCTGGATAGAAATTGATATGCTGTCTTAGTGACAGCCCTGAAACAGGCAAGTGACACTAAAGCTCAATTATAACTCTCAGCAGGACTTTGTCACGTCTACAACCATGTTTTTAGGTCATCATGAACAGAGGCCgggagctgaagagagagagagagaaagaaacagaacatggaaagtgagagaaaaacagagagggaggaagagagagagagagagagaggggtagagagggaaaattaggtggagagagagagagagagagagagagaaccagaatagagagggaaagagagagagagaggttttagTGTTAAGAGTCCAGTGTTGGTTTCAGCTGGCTGCGGCCTTGCTTTGCTACATGCAAACGAATGCCTTCTGGACCGGAGGTCTGTTTCCACCGTAGAAAATAGCTCCTCTGTGAAAATACTGCTGACTCCTGTAGAACAGCCAAACATTGGTTTTCCTCCTTCTCACTATAGTCTTCCTCTGTTCTCCGAGGctccatctgtttctctctctgcctctctttttgcccttctttcttttctgtctgtctctttctttgtccgtctcagtctctctctctctttcctcccaattgttacccttccccccctctacctagagggggggaagggtacGAGGCTAGAGCATGTTGGGGTCACTAGAAGGAGGACTGGGATTCATCTTCTCAGGAACAGGGGTTGACAACAAGATTAGGAGTACAGGGAGGACGAGGTGTCAAACCACTTGAAAAATGACTTCATGACCTGAAACATCTTGAACAAGATGTTGTTTTTGTACCATTCCATCAACTTGACGCTAAACACCAAGATAGgcccaggggtcagaggtgttCCCGAAAGATCCCGAAGGTGTTGATTGGCTAACGACGGCGGCGTGACCTCACAGCATACCTCATGTGTTATTGACAGGGCGGGTTAGGGTCAAGCGTTCATCGCAGGTGTCCTCCAGTTCCACCCTgttagaacgtgtgtgtgtttgtgtaagcctTCTGAGAGCATTTCTGGTTCCTGAGGTCCCTAATCACATTAAATCATATTAAAGATGTCGTTTCACTGCAGCTTActggaatgacacacacacacaccctaagatACTCACTTTCCAAGTACGTAACAAGTAGTCAtgcaatctcacacacactcctgatctcAGCCTTACACCCTGTCCCTCAGAGCCAGAcattcctaacacacacacacacacacacacacacttctaaagCATCCaccctacagtacacacacagcccatgtTAGCCAGTCTGTGGCAGACATTCCTGACAGTTTTAGGTTATTAACTCCAGCCTCTGTGGAATGATACGCCGGGGAGAAGCAGGAGTCACCACTGGcttcacctcaccacacctttacacacacacagggtgcaaGGGATTACACTAGCCACTAGAGGGAGCAGCGGTGTCTTTTTCAATGGTGTCCAATAAGGATGGGAGCTCgaatgggggaaaaaaaggattTCAAATGTCGTAGTTGTGTTGCTGATAAAAGTCGCATGCCAATTGTAAGCATGTTGCATCTTGGTGCAGCTACTGTGCAGGCATAAAACGATATTATCTTATGGCGATCCACTCGAATATTTACTCTCTTTGACTCTCTTTCTGATGACATTGTGTCTCCCCTGGTGTTTctgccacctctctcctcccttctcctcctccgctctctctctctctctctctctctctctctctctctctctctctctctccctcctccagaggaGAAGTACATTACTGTCCAGCCTTACAGCAGCCAGGGGAAGGACGAGGTCAGCTTTGAGAAAGGGGTCACCGTGGAGGTCATCCAAAAGAACCTGGAGGGCTGGTGGTACATCAGGTAAGctcctctccctggtcctcAGTGTTGAAGCTCTACCTCCGATTGGTCCCCTCACAGTCGATTAAACGCCGCGTCAGCCAATGGGTCACGAGGCATCCGACCATGAACTTCTCCTCTGGGACGTAATCACGTTGGATTGGACCAGTCCCAAATCCAAGTTCCCTTTTCTCATCAGCGTATGTAGGCCAGAGAAAGGAGCCAGTGGCTGTGTTGGAACTGGTCCAAAGTACATATTCcatttctcaccctctctaagTCAATGAGtcctgagagagggatgagagcgaTCTTAGATATCGCACTGAAGAGACTTAATCAAGGCCAAACTATGTCTCATCTGCTTAATGGTACTGGGGTGAGACTGTTAGCATGTGCGACTCTCtgcagacctgtgtgtgtgtgtgttctggttgtagctgatgtgtgtgtgtgttctggttgtATCTGATGTGTGTTCTGGttgtgtctgatgtgtgtgtgtgtgcatgtaggtcCTTTAGGGGGGTTGTGGGTgggatgtattgtgtgtgtgtgtgtgtgttcacatgagTGTTctcattgtgtgtgcgtgtgtgtgtgtgttcgcattgtgtgtgcgtgtgtgttcttcaTGCCAGTTGTTTGTAGTTTCCTCGTGGGccctgagggtgtgtgagtggtgcTGCTCTCTACTGCTGATGATTATCACATGCTGAgtttctgaaaacacacacaagcgaaCACCCCCGCACGCAATCGCATAAACAAACACCCACGCATACACATAAAAgctcacaggcaaacacacgctGATCAATACACAAGCGTCGCACGCTGTCTTTCTGCATCTGACCGACACACACAAGCTTGTTCTGCTGTCTGTCAATAAATAGACAGCAGCGACATCTACTGGTCACATTGCACACCACCTGGAGTACAGAAATTCGACTGGTTCcctttgcccccctcccccagacacctGGGTAAAGAGGGCTGGGCCCCCGCCTCGTACCTGAAGAAGATGAAGGAGGACTTCTCCcccaggaagaagaccctgagCGGCCCTGTGGAAATCATCGGCAACATCATGGAGATCAGCAACCTCCTCCAGAAGAAGTCCGTGAGCGAGAAGGACGTCCAGACGGACGGAGAGTCCACGCCGGAGCGCCACATCTCCAAGAGCGAGATCAGCCTGCCCATGCCCTGCAGCCCCGAGTTCGGGCCCAGCTCAGGCCAGGGGTCGGGCTCAGGGTCTGGGCCCGCTCCCGGTCTCGCTCCTGGGTCCAGTAGCCCCAATCTGGGGCCTGGTGCTGGCGCCGCCCTGCAAGACAGtaaagggagggcagagcctgggtCTCCTGCCGTGGCCCGCGTCGCCCCACACAGGGTGGAGATAGGTGAGGTGTTCTGGTTTGTTCGTTTTCAGTGTCGGTGGAACGATGGACTGTGTTGAATTAGTTGGATGAATTGAAATTTAGTGACGACAAAGAATCGTTAACTAGGGATATCCGTTGATGATGGAGGGCATAAATTGCTATTATTTTCTCTTTACATAGATTTTGACGCTATAGGTAAGTGGtaattctgtctgtctgtgtgacagtgtggTACGGAATCTTGCTTCAACCGATGATGCTGTTTTTTAATCCAAAGTGATGTGGTGTTTTTGCTGACCTTTAACTGACTGCTTGACTGGCCTGTTGCTGTGCTTTTAAATTGTGTGCGCAAAGTACCATATAGGGTTAACATGAGTCACGTTCAATGCTAAAGTGCTATATATTTGTTCCCAGGCTCTCCAAACCTCAGGCAGAAACCTCCTCCAAGAAGAGAAGCCAACCTGGTACGGCACTCTGATCTAAACGACCACAGATGGAACGTATTTGTCACTCAAAACtaagtcttcttcttcttttccttcATCCCCAGGGATTCCAGTTGCCCAAGCCGCCAGAGCCCCCTACTGTTGAAGCAGAGTACTACACCATCGCAGAATTCCAGTCGTGCATCTCTGATGGCATCAGTTTCCGTGGAGGACAAAAAGCTGATGTAAGAACACGGGGGAAAACCATTTAGAACAGCATGTTAAACGGAGTACAGTCAATATCATATAATGTAGATTTACAGTACAGCCTTTTGTGTATCTATTGGTATTGACAGAAGCATGTCTGAGCGCATCAAATATTTATGGTGACCGAGTATTCCCCGGGTGGGGAAAATGCTGAGGCAGGAAAAAGATGGCCTTGAGCTGTTTATTATGAATCTGATGATGCAGAGAAAATAAACTGTTTTCCAAGTCAGGTTGGGCAGTAATAGACAAGGCTGCGATTTTGCTGATTCCTTGGAGAGTGGACCAAGAATGATGCAAGGAATGTCAATCGTCACCCTGTTTATGTGGCTGAATGTGACAGTTAAGGATACTCACAATGTCCTTTATGGTGATACATTTTCAGTTGACTGATTGCCTGGCAATGGATACGTCCCTTGTTTGTCTATAGGTCATAGAGAAAAACTCCGGGGGATGGTGGTATGTGCAGATCGGAGAGACGGAGGGCTGGGCCCCCTGCTCCTACATCGACAAACGCAAGAAACCCAACCTCAGCCGGCGAACCAGCACGCTCACTCGCCCCAAAGTCCCGCCCCCGGCTCCGCCTGTCAAGAAAGCCGACTCGGACGAGCCTCCCCGTCTGTCCGCCTCCGAATCTCCCAGCAGGCCCGTGTACGAGGAACCCGAGTATGACATTCCCGCCGTGGGCTGCGACGGCGAATCCGACACAGACTCCCTCAAAGGCGAGCGTCCCCTGGAAGTCAAGCGAAACAGTGTCGTCGTCGCGGAAAAGTATCGCAACTCCGCCCCCGTGTGTAAGGCCTCGCCGGTGTCCTGCCACAGGAGAGCCTCCTTCAGGTCTGTGGATGAGGAGGCCAAGGAGGAGTGCATCTACGAGAACGACTGCTTCCGGCCCGGTAGTGGCGACGAAGGAGCTTCCGCCAAAGGCTCCAACCGGCCCAACTCTCCAAGGAGCTACTATTCCTCCACTGTCCCACGTAGGCCCTCGGGATCTTCCCCCCTGGCTGGGAAGCCCCACAAACCGCTCACCCCGGAGCTAGGCCGGAGCCAGACCCTGGGACGACGGGTGGAAACCAGCCCCAGGTCCTCGTCAGACGAGTCGGGTAGAGGCCCTGGGAGAGGCCCAGGAttcaggagggaggtggagcagaGGATAGGTCAGAGCCCGTCCACCAAGCCCAAGCCCTCTGTGCGACCCAAACCTCTCCTCACTAAGTCCGAGCCCCAGAGCCCCGAGAGGATGgacatcagctccctcagacGTCAGCTCAGACCTACCGGTCAGATCCGACACCTCAAGTCCTCGAGGGGCGAAGACTCGGAAACGGCTTCCGTGATCTCGTCCGAGGACTCCGGCTCGTCCCGGAGCACCTCGGACCTCTCGTCCGTTTACTCCAAGGGGAGTCGGGGTGATTCGGACATGGAGGGGTTCAGCCTTTACCGAACCACGGATGCCTACAGCAAGGTCCAGGAGTCGGAGCTTAGCTTCCCTgccggggtggaggtggaggtcatcGAGAAGCAGGAGAGCGGATGGTGGTTCGTCCGCTGGGGCGTCGACGAGGGCTGGGTCCCCACCTTCTACCTGGAGCCCCTCCGCCCAGGGGGAGACACGGCCGGGTCCGGGTCCGACGGACACCTCTCGGAGGCGGGCAGCGGGAGCAAGTCCAACAGCCTGGAGAAGAACGAGCAGCGGGTCTTGGCACTCAACAGCATCAACCTCCAGGGCTTGAACCAGCACCAGGTGGGCATGAGGAGGAAcactccccccatcccctccaagCCTCCCGGGGGGTTCAGCAAACCctccagcatggtcaacggggCTGTCCGGATGAGGAATGGCGTCCGCCAGGTCGCAGTGCGCCCCCAGTCTGTCTTCGTGTCCTCGCCCCAACCGGTGAGGGACTCCCACTACATGACCGGGTCGCTGAGGCGCAACGAGTCCCTGGGCGCCAGCGATCAATACCGATCCGGCTGCTCCTCCACCACCGTCCGCCGGAACTCCTCCTTCACCACGGTTCGCCCGCACGCGGTCGTCGAAAGCCGGGCGAGGCCTTCGGAGCGTTCCTCCACGGGGTCCTCGGCGGGAATGGGGTTCAGCTCCGGCGCCGGAGCGGAAACCTTGACCCGGATGGGCCAGCGGAACGGCATCCCCGTGTCCACAGTCCGGCCCAAACCCATCGAGAAGAGCCAGCTGATCCACAACAACTTGGGAAGGGAGGTGTTTGTGTCCATCGCTGACTACCGAGGAGATGACGAGACCATGAGCTTCTCTGAAGGCACCAGTCTCGAGGTCCTGGAGAGGAACCCAAACGGATGGTGGTACTGCCAGATCCAGGACCCCCTGCACCCCCGCAAGGGCTGGGTCCCCTCCAACTACCTAGAGAGGAAAAAATGAGAACGCCCACCTCGACCTGTGGTGTCATCTGTACTTTTGCTATGTTGGTGACATCTCACTGTAAGGTTCGTCTTAGACTCTCCCAATAAGCAATATGCTCCAAATATGTACATTTCTGAGAGACTTGTGTAAAAAGCGGGTTGTTTTCATACTCTTCGGTTATGACAAAAGGAACTTTAGTGCTGGTTTACTAAAAATGTACACATGGAAGACTCTAAAAGATTTTACGTGTGgcgggagagagacgagagactgAATA harbors:
- the sh3pxd2aa gene encoding SH3 and PX domain-containing protein 2A isoform X1 codes for the protein MVLEQYVVVANYERQENSEISLKAGETVDVIEKSESGWWFVSTVEEQGWVPATYLDSQNGTRDDLDLGTSRTGEVTKRRKAHLKRLDRRWTLGGIVNRQQSREEKYITVQPYSSQGKDEVSFEKGVTVEVIQKNLEGWWYIRHLGKEGWAPASYLKKMKEDFSPRKKTLSGPVEIIGNIMEISNLLQKKSVSEKDVQTDGESTPERHISKSEISLPMPCSPEFGPSSGQGSGSGSGPAPGLAPGSSSPNLGPGAGAALQDSKGRAEPGSPAVARVAPHRVEIGSPNLRQKPPPRREANLGFQLPKPPEPPTVEAEYYTIAEFQSCISDGISFRGGQKADVIEKNSGGWWYVQIGETEGWAPCSYIDKRKKPNLSRRTSTLTRPKVPPPAPPVKKADSDEPPRLSASESPSRPVYEEPEYDIPAVGCDGESDTDSLKGERPLEVKRNSVVVAEKYRNSAPVCKASPVSCHRRASFRSVDEEAKEECIYENDCFRPGSGDEGASAKGSNRPNSPRSYYSSTVPRRPSGSSPLAGKPHKPLTPELGRSQTLGRRVETSPRSSSDESGRGPGRGPGFRREVEQRIGQSPSTKPKPSVRPKPLLTKSEPQSPERMDISSLRRQLRPTGQIRHLKSSRGEDSETASVISSEDSGSSRSTSDLSSVYSKGSRGDSDMEGFSLYRTTDAYSKVQESELSFPAGVEVEVIEKQESGWWFVRWGVDEGWVPTFYLEPLRPGGDTAGSGSDGHLSEAGSGSKSNSLEKNEQRVLALNSINLQGLNQHQVGMRRNTPPIPSKPPGGFSKPSSMVNGAVRMRNGVRQVAVRPQSVFVSSPQPVRDSHYMTGSLRRNESLGASDQYRSGCSSTTVRRNSSFTTVRPHAVVESRARPSERSSTGSSAGMGFSSGAGAETLTRMGQRNGIPVSTVRPKPIEKSQLIHNNLGREVFVSIADYRGDDETMSFSEGTSLEVLERNPNGWWYCQIQDPLHPRKGWVPSNYLERKK